A region of Silurus meridionalis isolate SWU-2019-XX chromosome 13, ASM1480568v1, whole genome shotgun sequence DNA encodes the following proteins:
- the LOC124396042 gene encoding ribonuclease inhibitor-like isoform X3 has product MMLIPRSRLCNSDLTMESCKSLAKALRSPCSCLKELDLSDNKLKDSGVELLSPVLNSPHCKLEILRLGNCDLTEKSCGFLASVLTSKSNHLKELCLSYNKLQDSGVKKLCEALQSPDCKLQTLRLRDCHITEEGCPALTGALRTNVHLRELDLSANDLKEEGVKLLTDIQKDENCTLEKLELGEIHTF; this is encoded by the exons GCTGTGTAATAGTGATCTCACAATGGAAAGTTGTAAAAGTTTGGCAAAAGCTCTCCGCTCACCCTGTTCATGTCTGAAAGAGCTGGACCTGAGTGATAATAAACTTAAAGACTCTGGAGTTGAACTGCTTTCTCCTGTGTTGAACAGTccacactgtaaactggagatccTAAG ACTTGGTAACTGTGATCTCACAGAGAAAAGCTGTGGATTTCTTGCTTCAGTTCTTACCTCAAAGTCTAACCATCTGAAAGAACTGTGCCTCAGCTACAATAAACTCCAGGATTCAGGTGTGAAGAAGCTCTGTGAGGCCCTGCAGAGTCCCGACTGTAAACTACAGACACTGAG GTTGCGTGACTGTCACATTACTGAGGAAGGCTGTCCTGCTCTCACTGGAGCTCTGAGGACAAATGTCCACCTGAGAGAGCTCGATCTGAGCGCTAACGATTTAAAAGAGgaaggagtgaagctgctcacTGATATACAGAAGGATGAAAACTGCACACTGGAGAAGTTGGA GCTCGGGGAGATTCACACGTTCTGA